Proteins encoded in a region of the Anopheles ziemanni chromosome 2, idAnoZiCoDA_A2_x.2, whole genome shotgun sequence genome:
- the LOC131282304 gene encoding elongation factor 1-alpha, which translates to MGKEKTHINIVVIGHVDSGKSTTTGHLIYKCGGIDKRTIEKFEKEAQEMGKGSFKYAWVLDKLKAERERGITIDIALWKFETSKYYVTIIDAPGHRDFIKNMITGTSQADCAVLIVAAGTGEFEAGISKNGQTREHALLAFTLGVKQLIVGVNKMDSTEPPYSEARFEEIKKEVSSYIKKIGYNPTAVAFVPISGWHGDNMLEPSTKMPWFKGWAVERKEGKADGKCLIEALDAILPPSRPTDKPLRLPLQDVYKIGGIGTVPVGRVETGVLKPGTVVVFAPVNLTTEVKSVEMHHEALPEAVPGDNVGFNVKNVSVKELRRGYVAGDTKNAPPKGAADFTAQVIVLNHPGQISNGYTPVLDCHTAHIACKFSEIKEKVDRRSGKSTEDNPKSIKSGDAAIVILVPSKPLCVESFQEFPPLGRFAVRDMRQTVAVGVIKSVNFKDATGGKVTKAAEKATKAKK; encoded by the coding sequence ATGGGTAAGGAGAAGACTCATATTaacatcgtcgtcatcggaCACGTCGATTCCGGCAAGTCGACCACCACCGGTCATTTGATCTACAAATGCGGCGGTATCGACAAGCGTACCATCGAGAAGTTCGAGAAGGAAGCCCAGGAGATGGGCAAGGGTTCCTTCAAGTACGCCTGGGTGTTGGACAAACTGAAGGCTGAGCGTGAGCGTGGTATCACCATCGATATCGCCCTGTGGAAGTTCGAAACCTCCAAGTACTACGTCACCATCATCGACGCCCCTGGACATCGTGATTTCATCAAGAACATGATCACCGGAACGTCGCAGGCTGATTGCGCTGTGCTGATCGTTGCTGCCGGTACTGGCGAGTTCGAGGCCGGTATCTCCAAGAACGGACAGACCCGCGAGCACGCCCTGCTGGCCTTCACCCTCGGTGTGAAGCAGCTGATCGTTGGTGTGAACAAGATGGACTCGACCGAGCCCCCGTACAGCGAGGCCCGTTTCGAGGAAATCAAGAAGGAAGTGTCCTCGTACATCAAGAAGATCGGTTACAACCCGACCGCTGTTGCCTTCGTGCCCATCTCCGGATGGCACGGCGACAACATGCTGGAACCGTCCACCAAGATGCCCTGGTTCAAGGGATGGGCCGTTGAGCGCAAGGAAGGCAAGGCCGACGGCAAGTGCCTGATCGAGGCTCTGGACGCCATTCTGCCCCCGTCCCGCCCGACCGACAAGCCGCTGCGTCTGCCCCTGCAGGACGTGTACAAAATCGGCGGTATCGGAACGGTACCGGTCGGTCGTGTGGAAACCGGTGTGCTGAAGCCCGGTACCGTGGTTGTGTTTGCTCCGGTTAACCTGACCACTGAAGTCAAGTCCGTTGAAATGCATCACGAAGCCCTGCCCGAGGCTGTGCCCGGAGACAACGTTGGTTTCAACGTGAAGAACGTGTCGGTCAAGGAATTGCGTCGTGGCTACGTCGCCGGTGACACCAAGAACGCTCCCCCCAAGGGCGCTGCCGACTTCACCGCTCAGGTCATCGTGCTGAACCACCCGGGACAGATCTCGAACGGCTACACTCCGGTGCTCGATTGCCACACCGCACATATTGCGTGCAAGTTCTCCGAAATCAAGGAGAAGGTCGATCGTCGTTCTGGCAAGTCCACCGAGGACAACCCGAAATCGATCAAGTCCGGCGATGCCGCCATCGTCATCCTGGTCCCGTCGAAGCCGCTGTGCGTCGAGTCGTTCCAGGAGTTCCCGCCTCTGGGACGTTTCGCCGTGCGTGACATGCGACAGACCGTCGCCGTCGGTGTCATCAAGTCGGTCAACTTCAAGGATGCCACGGGTGGCAAGGTCACCAAGGCCGCTGAGAAGGCCACCAAGGCCAAGAAATAG